The following are encoded together in the Chiloscyllium plagiosum isolate BGI_BamShark_2017 chromosome 19, ASM401019v2, whole genome shotgun sequence genome:
- the LOC122559802 gene encoding synembryn-A-like — MELWVTTSSWSVNYSPIISLLPTNNCVLASKKICDEILKVLQKDLGPSCQATCLETIRILSRDKKALTPLTTRPAMLALMRLAGLEYTQSSAQEMPNFSVIIEALKCLCNIVFNSEKAQQLSVDFKLVSGACERLKVHRDKNVPREIKFFDLRLLFLLSALRMDARAQLKEEQGLLLLTDILENTLDIKWSDKYVVATDRKGPVLSNEQADLSMEVLKALFNVTYDCGQQQIDEDRAHQNRHLAAILCHCLLLKTQSEGKTEEFHSHTVNLLNNIPASSLDLLFSPSIKCGTVEYNGKMMDAVEVLLSFMENRIDKGSNSKDCTKDFRWEKSPIILC; from the exons ATGGAACTCTGGGTTACAACAAGTAGTTGGTCCGTGAACTACTCACCAATCATCAGCCTTTTACCTACAAACAACTGTGTGTTAGCATCCAAG AAAATATGTGATGAAATATTGAAAGTGCTACAGAAAGACCTGGGACCATCTTGCCAAGCCACCTGTTTAGAAACAATCCGTATACTCTCCAGGGACAAGAAAGCTTTGACTCCTTTGACAACCAGACCAGCAATGCTTGCCCTAATGAGGTTGGCAGGATTGGAGTATACGCAAAGCTCAGCACAGGAAATGCCCAATTTTAGTGTTATAATTGAAGCTTTAAAATGCCTGTGCAATATTGTATTCAATAGTGAAAAGGCGCAGCAACTTAGTGTGGACTTCAAGCTTGTCAGTGGAGCCTGTGAGCGCTTAAAGGTGCACAGAGACAAAAATGTGCCTCGTGAAATTAAGTTCTTTGACCTGCGCCTTCTTTTCCTGTTGTCTGCATTGCGAATGGATGCCAGGGCTCAGCTAAAGGAAGAACAAGGGCTACTGTTGCTTACTGATATCCTAGAGAACACACTGGATATCAAGTGGTCAGATAAATATGTGGTGGCTACAGACCGCAAGGGTCCTGTCTTGTCTAATGAGCAGGCAGATTTATCCATGGAGGTTCTGAAAGCTCTCTTTAATGTTACTTATGACTGCGGCCAGCAGCAAATTGATGAA GATCGTGCCCATCAGAACAGACACCTCGCTGCTATTCTGTGTCACTGTTTGCTGCTGAAGACTCAGTCTGAAGGCAAAACTGAAGAATTTCACAG CCACACAGTCAATCTTTTGAACAACATTCCAGCATCAAGCCTTGATCTCCTCTTCAGCCCCAGCATCAAGTGTGGAACAGTCGAATACAACGGGAAGATGATGGATGCAGTTGAGGTTTTGCTGAGTTTCATGGAAAATCGAATAGACAAAG GGTC caattcaaaggaTTGTACGAAGGATTTCAGATGGGAAAAGAGTCCAATCATattgtgttaa